From Enterococcus mediterraneensis, the proteins below share one genomic window:
- a CDS encoding VOC family protein translates to MAEFTLGERTRVKTVAIRVKDRDKMIKFYRDVVGFSLKREENELAIFGTAESQDELLWLEESPRANDHFGEIKKLKRLRLVVPIAEIGSLLKRLKQQNDCEYTPYEKAWGILTNDPEGNPLEFYYKETAEQQGAPEELLKEASDENADLSENIRFGKVHLHTSDLQKESKFFTDLLKMTVPENLQSCDNEQFIIELTEAKGGTIDLKTHEVLGLDFLKIAVSKEDLLFLEEQLTSSGIEFYADKKKKILTVYDAIGIEWWFVTSDK, encoded by the coding sequence ATGGCAGAATTTACTTTAGGTGAGCGGACTCGTGTGAAGACCGTTGCTATTCGTGTAAAAGACCGAGATAAGATGATCAAATTTTATCGAGATGTGGTTGGTTTTTCATTAAAAAGAGAAGAGAATGAATTGGCGATTTTTGGTACAGCCGAAAGTCAAGATGAATTATTATGGTTGGAGGAAAGTCCTCGTGCCAATGACCATTTTGGGGAAATCAAAAAATTAAAACGGCTGCGGTTAGTTGTGCCGATAGCAGAAATCGGAAGCTTATTGAAACGGTTGAAACAGCAAAATGATTGTGAATATACCCCTTACGAAAAAGCTTGGGGAATCTTGACCAATGATCCAGAGGGCAATCCTCTAGAATTTTATTACAAAGAAACTGCCGAACAGCAAGGTGCTCCAGAAGAATTATTAAAAGAAGCTTCAGACGAAAATGCAGATCTTTCTGAAAATATTCGTTTTGGCAAAGTCCATTTGCATACAAGCGATCTGCAAAAAGAAAGCAAGTTTTTTACAGATCTGCTGAAAATGACAGTTCCTGAAAACCTACAATCCTGTGATAACGAGCAATTTATCATAGAACTGACAGAAGCAAAGGGCGGAACTATCGATTTGAAAACCCATGAAGTGTTAGGATTGGATTTTTTGAAGATAGCGGTCTCAAAAGAAGATCTGCTATTTTTAGAAGAACAGTTGACGTCTTCTGGAATAGAGTTTTATGCGGATAAAAAGAAGAAGATCCTGACGGTATATGATGCAATCGGTATCGAATGGTGGTTCGTAACATCTGATAAATGA
- a CDS encoding LysM peptidoglycan-binding domain-containing protein produces the protein MKLSKTLLFGGLLAAGLGFSFGSKADAAETYTVKSGDTLYSISQAFVGDGSLIDIIADDNDIANRNLIYVGQQLTIDADGTVDATPVQEAAQAPAPAAQKTQTTYQNTQTTQTTQKAAAKTTTSTSSATTSSAKEWIAQKESSGSYTAQNGRYYGRYQLDSSYLNGDYSAANQERVADNYVSSRYGSWEAAKSFWLANGWY, from the coding sequence ATGAAGTTAAGTAAAACATTGTTATTTGGCGGACTTCTAGCGGCAGGTTTAGGATTTTCATTTGGCTCAAAAGCAGATGCAGCTGAAACTTATACAGTAAAAAGCGGAGATACTCTTTACTCTATCTCTCAAGCATTTGTTGGAGACGGAAGCTTGATCGATATTATCGCAGATGACAACGATATCGCTAACCGCAACTTGATCTATGTAGGTCAACAATTGACGATCGATGCTGATGGTACAGTAGACGCAACACCAGTTCAAGAAGCAGCACAAGCTCCTGCACCAGCTGCACAAAAAACACAAACAACTTATCAAAACACACAAACGACCCAAACAACTCAAAAAGCAGCAGCAAAAACAACTACTTCAACAAGTTCTGCAACTACAAGCTCTGCTAAAGAATGGATCGCACAAAAAGAATCAAGCGGTTCTTATACAGCCCAAAATGGTCGTTATTATGGTCGTTACCAATTGGATTCTTCATACCTAAATGGTGACTATTCCGCAGCAAACCAAGAACGTGTTGCTGACAACTACGTTTCTAGCCGTTACGGTTCTTGGGAAGCAGCAAAATCATTCTGGTTAGCAAACGGTTGGTACTAA